A window of Apium graveolens cultivar Ventura chromosome 8, ASM990537v1, whole genome shotgun sequence contains these coding sequences:
- the LOC141677733 gene encoding uncharacterized protein LOC141677733, with protein sequence MLQRQKGVWRIKDNSSVWKDLLRLKAPAKALNLVWRALANCLPIMTQLQTKHVPVQVWCPVCNEEPETIPHNLVTCTFASQCWMVLRSDNLWVQNMEFRSWMSAILSSGTDKQRAESVMLCWVVWRARNDLVWNKKFSTVNKVVASAKKNLTQWILAQSISSHTLLQPHAKGDGSMFWVKPQPNTVKVSVDAAIFEDRE encoded by the coding sequence ATGCTGCAGAGGCAAAAGGGAGTATGGCGGATAAAAGATAATTCTAGTGTTTGGAAAGATCTATTGCGCTTGAAAGCTCCTGCTAAGGCATTAAACTTAGTCTGGCGTGCACTTGCTAATTGTCTGCCTATAATGACCCAGTTACAAACAAAGCATGTCCCAGTTCAAGTGTGGTGCCCGGTTTGTAATGAAGAACCTGAAACGATTCCGCATAACCTGGTTACATGTACGTTTGCTTCTCAATGCTGGATGGTTTTACGGTCAGATAATCTTTGGGTTCAGAATATGGAGTTCAGGTCGTGGATGAGTGCAATTCTGAGCTCAGGAACAGATAAGCAGCGAGCCGAGTCTGTCATGTTATGCTGGGTGGTTTGGAGAGCAAGAAACGACTTGGTTTGGAATAAAAAATTCTCAACTGTTAATAAAGTTGTTGCATCAGCAAAGAAAAACCTTACACAATGGATATTAGCCCAGAGTATATCATCACACACTCTTCTACAACCACATGCAAAGGGAGATGGGAGTATGTTCTGGGTAAAGCCCCAACCAAACACAGTTAAGGTTTCTGTTGATGCAGCTATCTTCGAAGACAGAGAGTAA
- the LOC141677737 gene encoding putative mitochondrial protein AtMg00310 → MGEADEHCKYLWLPNIIGRNKKAILGFLKEKAHTQIRSWDGKYIARSGKEILVKSVVQALPVYAMNVFLLPIKINRDIEKRLSRFWWNAKQSNGVQINWMPWERLEKHKSAGGMGFRNFKDFNLAMLGKQVWRFLTNPESLVSRLYKARYYVDGDFLNSPLGHNPTFIWRSIVEAKKILRDRVRWRIGTGQDIQITGQPWLLDK, encoded by the coding sequence ATGGGGGAAGCGGATGAACATTGTAAATATTTGTGGTTGCCTAATATTATTGGGAGAAATAAGAAAGCTATTCTGGGCTTCCTTAAAGAGAAAGCGCACACACAAATCAGAAGCTGGGATGGGAAGTACATTGCACGATCAGGTAAAGAAATTCTGGTAAAATCTGTAGTGCAAGCTCTTCCAGTGTATGCAATGAATGTTTTTCTCCTTCCTATTAAGATTAATAGAGATATAGAGAAAAGGTTATCCAGATTCTGGTGGAATGCTAAACAGTCGAATGGGGTTCAAATTAACTGGATGCCTTGGGAGAGGCTGGAAAAGCACAAGAGTGCAGGAGGGATGGGATTCCGGAATTTCAAAGATTTTAATCTTGCAATGCTAGGAAAACAAGTATGGCGATTTTTGACCAATCCAGAGAGCCTAGTGTCTAGACTTTACAAGGCTAGATACTATGTTGATGGTGATTTTTTAAACTCCCCGTTGGGACATAATCCAACCTTCATATGGAGAAGTATAGTAGAGGCAAAGAAGATTTTGCGAGATAGGGTCAGGTGGCGAATAGGTACTGGGCAAGACATACAAATTACAGGTCAGCCTTGGCTTTTAGATAAGTAG